GAGAAGTATTATGGGTGGACGCCGTATCATTACACAAGAAATAACCCAATTTGCAGGGTTGATTTCAATGGAATGGACGATGGTCAATTTGGTTCATGGATGCAAGTTGGACCTATACAACAACAGATTTTGGGTGAAAAGAATGTAAAAACATATCAGGATGTTGTAAAGTATAGTGATAAACCTGAAAATAAAGAGCTTGTAAATACGTGGGCAGAAATTGGAATAATGGGGTTGACTGGAATTGGGACTGAAGCAGCATTAGCTACCAAAGTTGCCACAAAATACCTATCAAAAGCTGGAAATCTTCTAAAAGGTTTGTTTGGATTTGGTGATGATGCAGCTAAGAGTGGTAGTTCGTTTTTCGATGATGCTATTTATTCCCCAAAAGTTTTAAAACAAATGAATAAAGCAGATGATATGCAACACGCATTTCCCAACAGCGTAGATGGTTTTGCTACAAAATTTGGAAATGTAAGTACTAAAGTTGGCGGAGATGGAAAAAGTTATCAATGGTTAAAAATGTCAGGTAGTTATGGCGGTAAAACAGGTATTTTTGAATACACCAAAAATGCCAATGGTCTTATTAATCACAGATTTTTCAATGTTTCTAAGGCACCTTAGTTATGAAAAGTATGTTAATATATTTAAATTTTCTCAAAGAAAAAGGAATTCCTCTATCCGAAATTAATCCTGGTAGTGATGAAATAGCTTTATCGGTTAGCGATGCTCTACAAGGATTGGAATTATTGAGAGATAGCCAAGTTGCTATTTTAGGTGGTGATATTCTTTCAGAAGCGAATAACGAGCTTATCTATGCGTATCAACTTTGGGGTGAGGAGTATCTTTATTTAAGCTGGTGCATTGATCATAAGAATAAGTATGAAAGCAAAGAAGATTATTTAAAACGGAGCTATGATTTAGCCAAAGTCAGTATTTACAAAGCATATGAGGTAGCAGAAAAGTTGAAAAAAAAATGCTATATTGTGTTTGTAATTGAATAATCAGAGGTTGTTTTTCTTTGTATATTTTATTGTTTATTAATATGAATGAGCATTGGAATTATAATAGATTGTATATTTACCCAAAAACCGTTTGGAGATACCGATATAATCCTTTCGGTGAGCGGGAACAGAAACGTATGTACCAGTCTCCATTGGGTGATACCGGAGAGGAATTTTATCCGTGGGTTTATTATATGCTTGGTATTGACAACAGACAATATGCTACTTATTATGGTGTGCAGTCAAATGACAATGGTGTATTGTCAGACGATAATTGGTCACAAATTGCTCGTCTTGACCCGGGACGCCCGATGACTTTCTTCTATCCTACGGAATACAATGTCTATGGTAATGAGCAGTCGCCTAAGCTGACTTACAAATATCTGGACGGGAATTGGCAGAAGCAGTTTAAGTTTTATGATTATCTTGGTTCGGAGCGGTTTACTATACTCGCCAGTGGTCAAGTAATCAACTATAAACAATACTCTGCTTATGGTGAAACGCTCTTAGACACCTTAGGTTTTACAAGACAAGGTTACATCGGCAAAGAGAAGGATGTAGAGAATGGTCTTGGTGACCACGGAGTAAGAAAATACGACTACGAAACAGGGCGGTTTAATTCGATAGACCATTTACTAAAATAAATTTTAATTTTTCTTGTCAATAATTTAGTTGTTTTATAATTAGAGTATATGATATGCCGACGATTTCAATGTTTTATGGAATAATGGTGAGGATGTTCATGGGAAAATCTGAACATAATCCGCCACATATCCACGTATCGTATGGTGGTTACAATGCATCATTCGATATTAATAAAAATGAATTGATAGAAGGTAAATTTCCATTAAAACAGACAAGATTGGTTCAAGCATGGATTGAATTGCATCAAGAAGATTTATTAGCAGATTGGGAAATAGCACAAAATGGGGAATCACCATTCAAAATTGAACCGTTGAGATAAATTATGATAACAGTTAAAAGGGTTGAACCTAAAGAAAATTATATTTTGGAATTAGAATTTAATAATTCTGAGGTTAAGTATTTTGATATGAAAGAATATTTAGATCATGGAATATTCAAAGAACTTCAAAATCCAAAATTATTTAATTCAGTTAAAGTCTTTTTTGAAACAATAAATTGGGACAATGGAGCTGACCTATGTCCTGAAGTTCTATATAGAAAAAGCACTTATGATATGAATCCAAATTAAGTTCAAGAAGCTGTATTATGAAAACAGACGGAACTCTCTTGAACTTCAAACAATATGCGGCATTTGGTGCGACCATGCTCGATACTTTGGGAGTTACAAGGCAGGGCATTCAAAAATTGACAATTGATAATGAAAAACTGACAATGAATAGGCAGGAAAATATTGAGAACTATACCATCGGTAATTGTCAATTATCAATTCTTAATTGTCAATTATTAAAGTATGCGGCTTTTGGTGAGACTACTCTTGATACTTTGGGAGTTACAAGGCAGGGCATTCAAAAATTGAAAATTGAAAATGGAAAAATTGACAATGGTTTGGGTGGCCACACTTCGACTACGCTTAGTGCAGACATTACTATGAAACAGGGCGGTTTAAATTCTATAAAATAATAATTATTAGTTTTAGTCAATATATTAGTATTTTTAAATAATTTGAGTATATGATATGCCGACAATTTCTATGTTTTATGGAATCTCAATTATGATGTTTTATGATGAACATAATCCACCGCATTTTCATGCTAAGTACAATGAATTTAAAGCATCTATCAGAATATCAGATTTAGCATTAATGA
This is a stretch of genomic DNA from Ignavibacteriota bacterium. It encodes these proteins:
- a CDS encoding DUF4160 domain-containing protein, which codes for MPTISMFYGIMVRMFMGKSEHNPPHIHVSYGGYNASFDINKNELIEGKFPLKQTRLVQAWIELHQEDLLADWEIAQNGESPFKIEPLR
- a CDS encoding DUF2442 domain-containing protein, with translation MMITVKRVEPKENYILELEFNNSEVKYFDMKEYLDHGIFKELQNPKLFNSVKVFFETINWDNGADLCPEVLYRKSTYDMNPN
- a CDS encoding DUF4160 domain-containing protein, translated to MPTISMFYGISIMMFYDEHNPPHFHAKYNEFKASIRISDLALMNGSLPPKALGLVVEWASLHQDELLQNWENAQIGNKLLNIKAL